TGATTTCCGCACGCTCGTTTCTCATTTTGCACAACCTCGTTTATTTTTGTCCATCGATCCTCCAATGGTTTATCTAATTCAAATAACAAGTGTGCGGGGAGAACGAGTGTGCGGAAATCACTTCTCGATCCAATAttctacatacatacatacatacatacatacatagagagagagagattacaggGTTTAAAAGCGAGAGAAGAGGGAATCATCAGCATGGCTCGGCTCGAGCTTTAAGCTTCCGGCATGTATGGGAGTTggccaaacacacacacagaagGAAAGAAACCGTTATTTGGTGATGTTATCTCTTCAGATTGCTGGTTAAGAGGCAAATAAGTAAATATCATTTAACTCCCCAATGGTTCTTGTTATGTCATTTCCTCCCCTCAAGCTTCTTCAATATTGCCTGGAGGGGTCCAGGCTGACCCAGACCCATCTTTCTTCTCTTGGGGTCCAATTCGATCCAAATATGTCTATTCGGATTAAGCCCAACCGAAAACGCACTTCAAGCTCATAaagggcattttttttttttttttttttttttaagtacatcAATAGTTTTACACTAGGATGAGAAgttcaacctaatttggtattgaattcacCATCCACTAGATttgaacataagacctctcactttcaagtgGATAGAAATatcaccagaccgtagtactgagtggtcTTATAAAGCGGATTTAGATGCCCGAAATTTTCAATATGTTCAATGCATATAGATCACTAAACAATCTTCAATTTGATTAGTTTTTTGTATATAATGATATTTAAAGAGAATTGTAATTGACactgtaaaaatataattgtaCGCTcaaaaatttttatatttaaaaaatagtttCCTATTTAAATAGTGATTTAGAAAATAAACAGTTTTGATTATGACATGTGGCTGTATAAATTCCTTGACCACAAGTAGATGAGAAAGAGGGTGCACTTATCGTTGATGAAAAAGGAGGTGGACGTAGTTATAATTCATTGAACAATGGTTTAAAATACAAAGATCTTGTAGCTCAAGTGGGTAGGAATATTTATCAATCCTTATTCTTTTTGTATAGTTCATAATTGGACCCACACAAAACTGAAAATGGAGCAATAGGCCGACTGTAATCTTGACCCCGTAACCCGTTAGTCGAAACATGTTCtgtggtctccctagcattatttTTTCCCAAATGCAACACAAACACTAGTAGTAAAATTAAACCTTAGAAATGCTTTCTAAACATCCAAAATGGTCCAACAGAGAAAACAAATGTTCATCAAATGTGTAAATAAAATTGATAAACAGATAATACTTTGAGCTAGAACAGCATGAAAAATCCATCTTTCCATAACTCTCCATCAAGCATTGCAATTGTACCATCACCTAAACGAATTAGCAGAGATGTGTTGCGCTCTTGATCGGTCCATCGATGCCACTTTTTGAAGCCTAATCTGCTCTCTAAATTTCGCTATGAACTCGCCCGCCTTCTTATCAACCTCTGAGTCTGCTGCTCCAACATCCACAGAGTTACTACATGTAgccgcagcagcagcagcaagagCGTCATCTTCGCCTTCATCATCCGAGCTTACTTGAAAGTTTTCCGCCTCACTTTCcaagtcttcttcttcttcagacTCTGCAGCCGCATTGCCACGAAATTCTCGCATCTGCTTCTTCCCATGTTTTGGAATTTCTGGCTTTGGCTGCAAGGGATTGCCAAAATCGAGCTTAGTAGTTGCAGTGCCGAGATCTTTCACGTTGGTTCCTCCGTTTTGCATTGTTTCTTTTCTCATAGGTATAAAATCACCAATGTCTCGCATCTTCTCAACCTTTTCAGGAGTGGTAAGTCTACTACCTCTGATAGTTCTAACCGATTTTCCCCTTGATGAGGATTTGGTGAGGCTTGCAGGTTTAGTATTCAATCCCAAAAAACCTTGCCCCAAttctttgcttttcaattgctcCTCCTCACTTCCGCTTCTGCTTCCTCTTCCGCTTCCACTTCTGCTTCCGCTTCTGCTTCCACTCAAATCCTTCAAGTAATTTTCTGAGGATTTACTGAGGCTTGCAGGTTTCGTATTCAATCCCAAAAAACCTTGCCCCAGatctttgcttttcaattgctcCTCCTCACTTccgcttctgcttctgcttccgCTCAAATCCTTCAAGTAATTTTCTGAGGATTTACTGAGGCTTGCAGGTTTCGTATTCAATCCCAAAAATCCTTGCCCCAGATCTTTGCTGTTCAATTGCTCCTCCTCACTTCCGCTTCCGCTTCTGCTTCCACTCAAATCCTTCAAGTAATTTTCTGAGGATTTACCGAGGCTTGCAGGTTTCGTATTCAATCCCAAAAATCCATGCCCCAAttctttgcttttcaattgctcCTCCTCACTTCCGCTTCCGCTTCCGCTTCCGCTTCCCCTTCTGCTTCCCCTTCCGCTTCCACTAGCCCTTCCGCTTCCACTTCCACTTCTGCTCCCACTCAAATCCTTCAAGTAATTTTCTGAGCTTCTCCTCAAGTCCTCCTCATGGAAAGAACCAATGCTATAGCCCCGCGAATGCAACGCACTCAATGAAGCTTTTTCATTCATTGGTTTTGGTGGTGATGATGCAAATCctgaaggagaagaagacccTTGAGAATGGgaactctttcttttctttaccTTCTCCGACTTTGAGTTAAGCACCTCCGAAGACATGGAGCGCGCTGAAGAGTCTTCTTTTGGGGAAGAAGACAGAGAACTAGTTTGAGAAGAAGACTCAGAAGTAAAGGACAATGCGGACTGGAAAGACGGAGTTTTCATTGATTCAAATTGAGTTTCATCGACGGAGAGCGGCCTCAAATGCGATGGACGAGCATTACCACCTACTCTTTTCCCCCTCTCCATCTTTCCAGAACCCGAACGCCAATTAACCGGAGAAGGTGACGCAGCGGCTTCATTTAACTTATCTTCCAAATTTAGAGGACCCATATCCCCATTCCTAACCCCATCAGAGCTATTAAAAGAACCCTTAGAACCTAAACTAAACTCACCCCTAGCAACAAACTCAGAACTATCATGGCTTTTTACCCTCGATTTCAAACTCCGAACGGGCAATCCCAACGGCTGATTATCAGCAATTGATCTGGGTTTTCCCCATTCATCAAGACCATAATTTGGTTCAGCAACAAACACCATTGATTCACCCTGAAAATACCGAGAGTTCCAAGCTTGGGTAACATTTTTCTCTCCATACCCACATGAATTTTCACCCCCACTTTCACAAATCCCCAAACTGGGTTTGCATTGGGCATCAAAAACATTGCTTTCATGACAAGATTCAGACACAGCTGCCACAGGGTTACCCACAAAATACCCAGAATTCCAACTCTGACCCTCTCTTTTCTCACCATACCCAAATGCCTGTTCACACTCGCCCTCAAAACTCGACGAAACGGGAAAAAATCTAGGCACGTAAGAGTCAGAACTACCTACATTTGAGCTATTTTCAATCCCCATTTCAGCGCTATTTCTTCTGCTGAACAAGCCGTAGGACACGGCAATGCCGACGACGATAACGTGAATGAGCTCCCAGAACTTGGTGAGGATCGTGTGGTTGATGAATTCGGGAGCTTGTGAGGGAAAAAGTGGAAGAAGGACGATGAAAACGGCAAGGGTAAGAGCTTTAAGGAGAAAGTGCATGGTGTACGACTTACCGTGTCGAATCGGGTTTCGGTGAGGTTCTGGGCGCGGATCGGAGACTGGGAAGTGGGGTTTTCGGTAGGGGATGGAGTCCGCCATTGATGAGCAGGTGAGCTTCTGCGGAGCTTTTGGATTTTGTGTGAAGCAAGGAAGACTTTGCAGGCACGGAAGAAGAAAGAGTGGAAAAAAGTGTGAGGAGGGGAAAGGATTTCAAAAAGTGGAGTGTGTAAAATTATTACCGATTAGTTGAAATGACGCTATTAGCCCTGCGTTTTGTGCGGTTTTACGGGATTTTATGCGATGTGGTGATCTGATCTGTTGGGTCTTGGAGGTCATTTGACCAAAAGACAAAACGAAAGCAAATTTGTGGAACAATGTAAACGACAGCGTCCTAGTTGAAAAACGATGCGGCCCTTCCGTTAATTACGGAGGAACATAAAAGTCGtttaaagaaaagaagaaaaggaaaataaatagaGTGCAACACAAAGCTCATTGAACACCTGACCAAACATAAGTCATCAACTTACAAATTTGATCATACACATCtagcttcttgttttttttttctttttcttttttttttgtaacaaacAATTGATCGACTGACTGTACAAGACAATGAAAAGAAAGCGATTTTTCACattctatttttgttttaacaCTCATTCCTCTATTTCTAGTCGTATGGTGAATACATCTAAAAAGAATTAGTAGACAAAAACAAACGACTTAGTACAAGGGAGAAAATGATATTGGAATTTTAGTATGTGTATACAAACCAAAATTATTTAACGTTAAATTGAAACTTTATTTAGTTTTATTGATTGGTTTGTTTGTAGATGCGAATGCATCACACGTGTTTTTCTCTACACCTAAATGtgaatttgaaaaatttatgtatgaaaaatatgcataatttgtttttcattgaacattttttatttgagaGAGATTATAATAAgagtaatggtccctcaactaaaaattcatgattATTGatctcttaactcatcaaaacgtgaaACTATGATCCTTTTATCAACTATGCTAGAACTTgcgtcaaaatgagtcacgtgTCACACACGTGGCCCTAAATTAAGGGGCAAATATggaaaaccaaatgagaaaaattgtagtaatggtgtctcaactttaatctaattggagaaatggttcctcaactttaacttaattgtagcaatagtccttccaacatgactcattttgacggaCGAAAAGAACCATAGATGCACGTTTTAATGAATTAATGACCAATagtcatgaatttttaattaagggaccattactccaattatATCAAAGTTTAtaaatcattgctacaattttctcttcTAGTAAACTACAGAATTGAAAGGGCCATCAAAGGGTCCGAATTCAAGGTTATCTTTGGGCCGACCTGGGCTCCAGCCCAATTTACACAGTTTGGTTCACCTGGCGTGTCACTTTCTCGGGAAAATGTTTCCTCAAGTCTTCTCCAATTGCCAGGTGAGAAAATCACAGtgaaaaaggagaaagagaaaaatGGCAGGAACGGAGGAATTTGTGGAAGCAGATAATGCAGAGGCCATAATCAACAGAATCGAACAAAAGTCTCGAAAGATCGAGAGCTTACTCAAACAGTAACACTCTAATCCTTTCCCCTTTTTTCATACAATTTTCTGTAAAACCCCGTAATAATTTGATAATTCGACAAAAACATCAACTGATGGATCCGTTTTTCATCTAGGTACAAGACAGTGGAAGCTCTAAAAACTGCTCTTGAAGGATCGCCTCTCAACACCAAAGACGAGCGCTGCAAGGTTtgtcttttctctttttccaaTCTTCTGTTTGGCTGCCGAGAAAATCAATCGatggaaaagaaaattgatgTGCAAGTTGAGATCTTTAGTTTTCCTTTTCCAGTGGGTTTCTTGGGTACCAATCAGAATTCTCCCCTGTTTAATTATACTTCAATTgttctgtttatttatttttgagttTTGCAGTCTGCAAATTGGATAATGGTGCATAGAGCTATCATGGCTATAAAAGATGTGGATGCAATGTTTTCTTCTTTGGATCCCGAGTACTACGACATTCTCATGAAGTGAGTGGTTATACTTTATGAATGCCATCCAATTTTGCTTTCGAGTTTTTGACGTAATCCAttgaattgaaatttgaaattgatgTAGATAATTAACTGTTTTGTTAGAAGTTGGTTTTGTATAGATTTGTTTTCTGTATATAACACGGATGTCGTTAGCAGTTGTAATAGTTTTATTGCACGATTCAATGAGCTTAGAATCATTGGAATTTCTTTAACCAAATATAGAGTACATGTAATGAGTATACTGCAGTGTTTGAGTTAAACTGGTCTAGAATTTCCCATACGGAGAACCAAAGTGTCGTGAGCAATAGAAAATTAGAAATGAACTTGAATTTGACTAGGTAGACTTTTGCTTTGTTGGGGTACGAAGAAACAGGGGCCTTAACTATCCATCATTCAGGCCTTAGAGAGATTTATTTGAATCAAATATGGCAGTTGAATATCTAACTTACAACGGAACTTTGCTCTTTATTTTCCAAAATCTCATTGTTCTATATTTTTGAAGGATCCTAACTTGTATTATTAGTGAATGAGATTAAGGGAAATTCAAGAACAAGGTTCCGTTTTAAGTTCGTGACAGCATTGCATCCTCGCAAGGCCTAATCCTATGCTCTTTAGTCTTTCCGGGGATTCAACACACTTTGACTGTCTACATTTCACAGCATTTTATTGTTGAGACTGGAACCTAGTGGGAAACGAATAGTCTCATTCTTGGTAATCAAAGTATTGGCTTCATGGAAtgtctagaaaataaaatattgaaatagGCTTCAAAGTAGAAACTGGGACGTATTATATGTGTCGCACATtcatgtatgtatgtgtatcaTATTATACGAAATATATGTAGGTTTCATCTAGTTTGCTTTTGCTTCCCAAGAAGTCAGATTATAGTCGTTAGAGCATTTCTTATATGCCCTACTTTGGTGAGCAAGTATTCTACCCCAAAGTTTTAGACGAtgtttggtgtgtgtgtgtgtgtgtgtgtatttaagTTTGTGATTTTGATTTATTGATGTTTTTCTCAtgagttttatttattattcttcCTTTTCCAATAAGGACTGCTCTCCTGCCTTTCGTTTCCCCATCTTTGGTATATATACTGACCTTTAGGACGGTAACAATTTGGGGGTTTCTCTCACTGAAGGTACTTGTATAGAGGATTGTCTACTGGAGACCGGCCTACATGCGACCAGTGCCTTCGGATTCATGAAAAACTAACAGAGAAAGCTGGTTTGGGATGCATATTGCGGTGCCTTGCAGACACTGTGAATACGGTTTGATCTCAAGACAATGTTGATATCCTCACTTAGCAAACTACTGCACGCAGCGTCCTTTCGGTGATTATTACAGAAATTCTACTCCAGATCTTTTGAATGTTGGTTTTATTTCTCTGCTTAAGATATTTCTGCGACACTCAAATCCTCAATACATTTGTGTTTGTAGGCATACTTGAATCCAGAGGACAATTCTAGCGTCTCTCTTTTTACTTCATTTCGTTTGGTTTTGTTTGAAACGGCTTCATGTGAATCATAACCCTTAATGTGAGTGAAATTTCAACCAATCTTCATAGAAAAGGAAACGTATTTTATCTGTAGAGAAAATAAGGTGAAGCTAAGTTTTGATCTACTCTCTTTTAGGTACGCGTCTTGGTCTAATGTTATCTTACCAATGTTGAAAGATATCACAAGTTCGAATCaccttttcattaaaaaaaaaatttcaaaaaaaagtTCAAGCTTTACGAAGCAAGAAAAAAGCCCTCCACACCCTACTCCCTCCTTTGTTAGAATTGCCACTTTGTTATTTTGTCAAGAGAAGATTTCATCAAGTCCTAATTGAAAAGTTGCCGCCCTTTTAACaagatatttatttttatatacgCATCAGGCTGAGATTTGTGAGCGATGGTGACTTTTTAAATGTAAAGAGTTTGTGAAAGTATACTGCTTTACTTTAACCTTTATTTTATTGGGTGCTATTAAGGACGAGTTTTGACGCAATGGAAATATTGCTTCTTTGTGACCAAAAGTTCATAGGTTTGAGTCAGAAAATGCCTCTTTGGAACGCAAGGGTAAAGGCTACATAATGTTTCTCTCCCGATCCTCACAAAGCGGGAAGCTTTGTTGACTTGGGATCGCCTTTTATTTTATTGGGTAATTCATAGTCAAACCCCATGATCGAATACATAGCaagaagaaagggagagatTACAACAGTCAAGATCtaatgaaaattatgaaataagTTAACAACAATTGACATTCAAAAGGTTAAGTTATCCACTGAGATTATATAAACAAATTCAGATTATCCTCTGTTAATTACCTTTGAAATTGTCCTACTACTACTTCCAACATCTCAAATAACTTGTTTTGACTTGCTCACCAACTTCTTCACTGTGCCTAACATAAAATTAGTAGAAGcccaaattttttaaagaaaaaaaaagccagAGGGGCCTTCAATTACCAAAACCATTTCCTAACATGGTCCACTGCCAAAGACATAGACAACATGTCACATCAGTTTTCCAATTTTCCCCCTACTTGGAACCTGAAATTATCATCGAGGGGCGGAAGCATCAAGCGTTGGATGTTGGATCGGCAATTTTGCCCACGGGCTGATGGGGATAGGGCGTTGGATATTAGGCGGACCATGTTGGCGGGTCGGGGCATTTGCAAGAGTTGTGGAGGAAGCAGGAACAGCAGCAGAAGATGACGAGGATGAGACGGCTACACGCTGGCATGACGGGCACATGGTGAGGGTTGTGGGAGGGTTCATCTGCATGTAGAAGTGTGGTGAGAGTTTGAGTGCTCTAAGCTCTTGCACTTCCTTGTGCAACCTCCTGTTGTCCTCTGTTAGTTTCTCACAGCACCTCTTTAGTAATTCACAATCCACCTCTGTTTGCTTTAACTTAGTCCTGCAgttaaaacagaaaacaaaaaataccATTTTTTAGATGCAACACGTTTGAggaatatttatttatgtatggGAAACAACTACATCTGGACTCATCTCATTAAATGCTAACACGTTTGAGGAATTGTGATACCAAATTGCTACGTTACACAagaaaccaaaacataaaataaaataaagattgcTGCTATTCTTAAACTTCTTAActaataatttaattacaaatttgccaatttataaaataaaccGTTATTAGCATTCTAAAAATTCAATTGTTCAGTCtgcacaaatcatttttttcttttttaaatataaaagattTGAAGTGCAAATGAGAATTTGGAATGGTAATAATAATTCCTTAGAAACAATTTATCTACCCTTTAAACCCTATTTCATCTTTCCATCTCCTTTAAATTAGAGAAAGCAACAAGAAAATAGACTTAGAAGATGACGTTTTCATTCAAGATGTAGAAGACCACGTTTCTATCGAAAAATCTTTAGTTTTAGAAATTCATATATGAAAGGGTATTTTTGGAATAAGTTGGGGCTCGTTGGACATGGCAGCACTCGAAATAAAATAGTCCAAAAGACAATTTCACCCTTGTTTCAGTGAAGAATTTTCTCACCTTGCCCTCCTGTTCTGAAACCAGACCTCCACTTGTCTCGCTCTTAGGTTCAGCTGCTTTGCCAACTCCTGCTTCTGCTTCtgaaacacaaactaacaccCTTGCTTCACCACCAAATTAACAAAATTGCCACTGTTCGGTCGAGCGGAAAAGACCAAAACACCCTTGAGAAAACAGGAAAATAACTAACCGTATTCAGAGTGTTGTGCTCCTTAAACGTCTCCTCGAGCAGCAGAGACTGCTCCTTCGACAGCCTCAGCTTCTTCCTTGACATGTCGCCGCCGTAGCCGTCTTCGTCGTCGCTGCCGCCGCCGTGGGAGCACGAGGTCCTCTCGCCCTCGTTCTCGTCGACGATGGGCTCCCTATCGCTCCTCTTCCCGCTCAGGCTCGACACCGTGCTGTTCGGCGATGAAATCCCGTTTTCTTCCTCGAAATCCGCCATCGACGGCGCCTCGTTCACGTCTATTCCTCCGATAAACGACCTCGTATTTGGGTTTCGATCTGTTCAAGAATTCAAAAGGGCAGGGGTGTAAATAAAGACGTCATTATGGAACAAAACCAATTCATAactataaactttaaaaaaaaatctcatactgtttactttaagaaaaaatcacattttccattacactatttattttatcctttattttgtatttacttaaaagtcaaaattttcatgtcattttcattaatttttctaaagTAAACCCTCAAAAAATCAGATCTGAAAAGAATTCATAACAATAATTCAAGGAAAATGGGGATTAAAACGTTTAAAAAATCAAGATTACTGAAAAAATAGAGGAAACAAAGAATAATTAATCACCAGGAAATTGGAAGATTTCATTCCATGAAGTTCTGTGAGGGTGATTCTGCATGGGGTGTGAAGGCTTCTCCATGAGATTCAACTGCAAACAAGGCTCACTCTCATTGGGTTTCAATCCCAAGCTCAGACTCGATCCCAACCCCAACCCCAACCCTTTCATATCTTTCATTTTCTCACTCATTTTCTCAGCAGCCAAACAGAGTAAGAAGAAAAACCCAGCTCCCAGATTACACTGAAAAGCAAGAAAGAATCATTCTTTCCATGTTCGGGTATCTGGGTTGGTTTTGTTCTGATAATCTCCTGTTTGGATTCCAGGAAATTAAAATGGAATTAAAAGGAGCAGAAAAAATGGGTGGGCTTTGGAGCAAAAGGCGTGTCACAGCCTTTTGGCTTTTGCTTTTTGCAGTAAGAGTAAAAGGATGATGGGGActacatatatttatatgtgcGGATGTATAGATACAGAGGGGAAGACATAGGTAGGAGGTTGTAGAGTTAATCATGATTTTGTACCAGAGGAGACAGACTCTATTGCCTGTTGGCTCTACCAATGATATGACCTGATGGCTCTATAGGTTTTAGCATTTTTACTACTAGGCTCAGTTACCAACAATTTTTAACCATGATTAGGTGTAGGGTTTTAACCACGGTTAAAATGAGTATAGAAATTGGAAAGTTaatgttttttccttttcttttgataATGAACAGAGGATTTTTTTTCatggaaaaataaatttaattaaagagAGAAATTTATAATACAACCGTTTCCAGTACAATCAATCAAATAACCATCTCTAACGATAGTGGGTAAGAACCTATCCCAAATATGAGTTACCTTTATTGAGTGGCCAACACTAATAATGTGGCATCGGCAAGGAAATTCGCCTCACGAAAGACATGAGACCAAGagataaaagaaaaggaagtgGCTAGAGATCTAATGTCTTTAATGATTGTCCTCAGCTGCCAAGGTGTAATACATTTGTTCAAAATGACATCAATGATAAGTTTGGAATCTCATTCAACACACATCTTTGTAAAACCTTTGACCTTTGCAAACCTCAAAGCATCACGAAGAGCCAGAACTTCATCAACAT
This is a stretch of genomic DNA from Malus domestica chromosome 02, GDT2T_hap1. It encodes these proteins:
- the LOC103406380 gene encoding uncharacterized protein, whose translation is MADSIPYRKPHFPVSDPRPEPHRNPIRHGKSYTMHFLLKALTLAVFIVLLPLFPSQAPEFINHTILTKFWELIHVIVVGIAVSYGLFSRRNSAEMGIENSSNVGSSDSYVPRFFPVSSSFEGECEQAFGYGEKREGQSWNSGYFVGNPVAAVSESCHESNVFDAQCKPSLGICESGGENSCGYGEKNVTQAWNSRYFQGESMVFVAEPNYGLDEWGKPRSIADNQPLGLPVRSLKSRVKSHDSSEFVARGEFSLGSKGSFNSSDGVRNGDMGPLNLEDKLNEAAASPSPVNWRSGSGKMERGKRVGGNARPSHLRPLSVDETQFESMKTPSFQSALSFTSESSSQTSSLSSSPKEDSSARSMSSEVLNSKSEKVKKRKSSHSQGSSSPSGFASSPPKPMNEKASLSALHSRGYSIGSFHEEDLRRSSENYLKDLSGSRSGSGSGRASGSGRGSRRGSGSGSGSGSEEEQLKSKELGHGFLGLNTKPASLGKSSENYLKDLSGSRSGSGSEEEQLNSKDLGQGFLGLNTKPASLSKSSENYLKDLSGSRSRSGSEEEQLKSKDLGQGFLGLNTKPASLSKSSENYLKDLSGSRSGSRSGSGRGSRSGSEEEQLKSKELGQGFLGLNTKPASLTKSSSRGKSVRTIRGSRLTTPEKVEKMRDIGDFIPMRKETMQNGGTNVKDLGTATTKLDFGNPLQPKPEIPKHGKKQMREFRGNAAAESEEEEDLESEAENFQVSSDDEGEDDALAAAAAATCSNSVDVGAADSEVDKKAGEFIAKFREQIRLQKVASMDRSRAQHISANSFR
- the LOC103406371 gene encoding actin-related protein 2/3 complex subunit 5A isoform X1, whose amino-acid sequence is MAGTEEFVEADNAEAIINRIEQKSRKIESLLKQYKTVEALKTALEGSPLNTKDERCKSANWIMVHRAIMAIKDVDAMFSSLDPEYYDILMKYLYRGLSTGDRPTCDQCLRIHEKLTEKAGLGCILRCLADTVNTV
- the LOC103406371 gene encoding actin-related protein 2/3 complex subunit 5A isoform X2; protein product: MAGTEEFVEADNAEAIINRIEQKSRKIESLLKQYKTVEALKTALEGSPLNTKDERCKSANWIMVHRAIMAIKDVDAMFSSLDPEYYDILMNNNLGVSLTEGTCIEDCLLETGLHATSAFGFMKN
- the LOC103406418 gene encoding homeobox-leucine zipper protein HAT3 isoform X1, with the protein product MSEKMKDMKGLGLGLGSSLSLGLKPNESEPCLQLNLMEKPSHPMQNHPHRTSWNEIFQFPDRNPNTRSFIGGIDVNEAPSMADFEEENGISSPNSTVSSLSGKRSDREPIVDENEGERTSCSHGGGSDDEDGYGGDMSRKKLRLSKEQSLLLEETFKEHNTLNTFVFQKQKQELAKQLNLRARQVEVWFQNRRARTKLKQTEVDCELLKRCCEKLTEDNRRLHKEVQELRALKLSPHFYMQMNPPTTLTMCPSCQRVAVSSSSSSAAVPASSTTLANAPTRQHGPPNIQRPIPISPWAKLPIQHPTLDASAPR
- the LOC103406418 gene encoding homeobox-leucine zipper protein HAT3 isoform X2, encoding MSEKMKDMKGLGLGLGSSLSLGLKPNESEPCLQLNLMEKPSHPMQNHPHRTSWNEIFQFPDRNPNTRSFIGGIDVNEAPSMADFEEENGISSPNSTVSSLSGKRSDREPIVDENEGERTSCSHGGGSDDEDGYGGDMSRKKLRLSKEQSLLLEETFKEHNTLNTKQKQELAKQLNLRARQVEVWFQNRRARTKLKQTEVDCELLKRCCEKLTEDNRRLHKEVQELRALKLSPHFYMQMNPPTTLTMCPSCQRVAVSSSSSSAAVPASSTTLANAPTRQHGPPNIQRPIPISPWAKLPIQHPTLDASAPR